ctcccctgtccccctgccagGGTGCTGATGGATGGGCCGGAGCTGTTAATATTCAGCACGCTCCACCATTTCTCCACCTTCTGCcatctgcccagctctgcccaccaTTTCTATTCTTGCCGACGACGTAACGCTCCCTGCCTGGCGCTCAGGGGGGAGCATGCGGGACCCTGgcccccagccagccctgggtGCCAGTGGGGGGTGTCACTTTGTCAGGGTGcccacctctccctgcccctttGCCCCCGCCCCATGCCAGTGGTGGGGGGACCCCACTGGCACCGAGCTACAGCCCCGGGTGCAACCTCAGTGTAAATAAAGAATTAGCATCTGGTTTAAGTCACCCCTCCAGGCGCAGGGCTTTGTCATTCCCACACTTGCTTTCCTCCGTAAACTACCACATCAGCTCCGTGGGAAGGTGGCCAAGCTAATAATCCCCAAAAATGGGTGCAATAAAATACCCACAAAAGTATGTCTTTAAATCATGACACAGCTCTGGTGCTGGTGCattccccagctctggctggtGGCTTCTGGGTGGGCTTGGGAGGCAATGCCAAGATGCCAGAGTAGGGATGGGGGACGGGACCAGCATTCACTCTCTGTTTTTGCATGCCAAATGCCACTTAAGcaccagctgctcctggagaaCACCCAGCTTGGCCAAAGTGTCACCCACGGGTGACACAGCCCCAGTTTATGTGGTGCCTGGGCACAAGGGGATGGCAGCTTGTCCAGCCTGGCTGGTGTGGCTGGGGTCACCAGGATGGTTGTTCCACCTCTCCTGGTGGGTCTTGGCTGGTGGGAGCAGTGGCACCACGCTGTGCTGGgtctccctctgctcttctccctgTGGGAGCATTAGGAAGCTGGCAGCGTATTGTTTGATGAGCGGATAATCCGCTGAATTGCAAACAGCTTTACCCAATTGAAGAGGCGGATTACTGCTCTCCAGCTTAATCATGTTGACATCTCAGAGAGTGGCCAGTGCTCGTCCCCTTTGGCGCGTGGCGAGGGGCCCGACAGCATTGCAGGGACCTCCAGTAACAGCATGGGGGACAGAAAGGTGGGCTGTGGTGACAGTAGCCAGCCAGGACCCTCACTGTtgtgccccccccccaacaGGTTCACGGATGCGGAGGCGGTGGTGATGGGTGACGTGACCTATGGCGCGTGCTGCGTGGACGACTACACGGCCCGGGCCCTGGGCGCTGACTTCTTGGTGCACTATGGACACAGCTGCCTGAGTAGGTGACATTTGGCCCCAGGACACTGCCGTGGTGGCCATGCGTGGCACGGCGGAGGCCTTACCACCTCTGCTGTCCAGTTGAAGCCAGCTTGGAGACTTAATGCCAAGGGCTAATCCCTTCCCAAAGGCATTTCTATTCTCCAGGCTTAGTTGCCAGCTTTGGGTAGGGCCAAGCAGGCTGTGTGGCTGCTGGCGGGCAGGATTTTGGGGGCAGCAGGACATGCTGCTCGGCAGCACACCACCTCAGCACCCGAATCACAGAGCAGAGCAACAAAACTATGGCTTGGCAGGACCCCAGGAGCCACCGATGGGGACGGGCCTGCTTCTTTCCCTCACCCCGCAGCTTTTTGGGGGTAGTTGGGAGTGTTGGTGGAGCAAAAGCCTGGGGGGTCCCACTCACCCCGGGGCTGAGGAAAGTGGCTGCACGAGTGCAGCGCAGGCTGGGcggggaagggaggaggaggctgtgtgCTCCCCAGGCGGACGGTACTCTGGATCCAGTTGCCATGGAAACTGCGCTGCTGTCCCAGATGCTGCTAACTTTGAAGTCCACCCAGGATGGAATCAGCCCAAAAATAACAATAAGACACTCTGGGTTTTAAGGTGGATCGGCAGAATTGCTGTTGCTGAGTGGCGGGTGCCGATGTCCCCTGGCTGCTGTCGTGCTCCTGGCACCCAGCCGCCCTCCTGGATGTTTATGGGGCTGTAAAAATGGGTTTGAGGAATCGCGTTGGGCTCTGTTTGAAATACTTACTCCCCGGTTGAGAACTGTGTGCTGAAAGCCATGTCAGTGTGAGTGTTCGTGGTGATAAATATCTGTGAGGTGCTTTGTTGCAGTAGGAGGGTTACAGGCACTGCTGGAACAGGGAATGTAAAACCCCTGGTTTGTAGCCCATTATGAAATGAATCAACAGCAGGATGGGGCTgcacccagtgctgctcaggAGCGTGCAGATGtgagagctgggctgctccaggTGATGGGAGTCACTTCTGGAGCTGCACCCTGCAAGGTGCTGCCGGGCTTCCTGTCTGCACCCCTGCCActatctgtgtctgtgtgatCCCTGCCTGCACCATTCTGGATGGGTCACAGGGGACCCTGGGGTGCCCACAGGGTGATGAGAGGGTGCTGGGTTCATTTTGGGCTTCCCAGGGTGCTCTTGGCACAGCTGCCTCAGCAGAGAGCCTCATGTGGGGCACACAGGCACTTGGCCTCTTCCTCTCATCCCCACGTGCCCCACGGCAGGGAATGATTTGCACTTAATTGTGATGGGGTGAAGAGCACCAAAATGGGAAGTGAACGTGGAGCCAGGGATCGATGTGGACTCCATGTACTTTAATTATTCACTTAATCGTGGTGACACAGGCTTCTTAGCACCGGGGGTAATTAGATTTGTGTTCATTGATTCCCCAGGCTGCCATTTTCCAGAGGGAAATGAGCAGGTGCTCTCCTTGCCTTCCATCTGCACCCTCTTACCCCCAGGgtgccagcctgggctgaggGGTGGCACAGCCCATCCTGGCCTGCCAGCACCGGGGTGGTGGGGACTCTGGAAACCCCACCAATATGCTTTATCCCTTAGCAGTTAGGGGGTGTGACCCGGACCCCAGGTGGACCCCACACTCAcaccctttcttttcctctcaccaGTCCCCATCGATGCCACACAGGGTCTGAAGATGCTCTATGTGTTTGTGGACATTAAGATCGACACATCCCATTTTCTTGAGACCATTTGCTTCAACTTTGCAGCAGGGACCTCCCTGGCCCTTGTCAGCACCATCCAGTTCGTCTCCACGGTGCAGGTGAGATGGGGCCCCCCCGGCAGCATGAGACACAGGACAGGGCTCGTGTGCTCGTGTCTCCTCCCACCATGGTCCTGGCTCAGTCCCtcagctctggagctggagcagctgccccGGGGGTGCTGGAGGTGACTGTTGCCCTCTTGACGAGTCCCCGCAATAATATGCTGCTGCCGTAATGTTGATCAAGTACTTTATAATAACTCTGATCAATGTTTCATGGCAGCACCCCGCCCCAGCTCCCCCGGGAGCTGCTCTGTAAATGTCAGGGCAGGCGGTGGAGCACTTGGCATTTTGATGCAGTGCCGGCAGCAGCAGGGGAAGCTCCAGCgggtctgtctgtctgcccCTGAACGGCCAGCTGGGCAGGATGGGAGGAGATGAATGAGCCTCTTGAGCCATGTCTATCTAAACACGGGGCTATCGAAGCGTTaagcattttccttctcttttaattGATATGTTGGCTGAGGCTCGCTGAGCATCTTGGCTGTGCCGGGACCGTTGCCCTCCGTGACAGTGCCAGCCTAAGCTGACCCTCCTCCCCTCCACTGCTGCCATGCCAGGGCACAGTGACACCAGCCATTGCCACTGGTTACCCACAGATCTGGGTCTTCCAGGGCTGGGATGTCCCCAAgggtccccagcacagctctgtcctCACCGACCCTGTGTCTCCTGCAGGCAGTGTCACAGGAGCTGCGCTCCCAGTACAAGGTGTGTGTCCCCCAGTGCAAGCCGTTGTCCCCAGGGgagatcctgggctgcacatCACCCCGGCTCACCCAGGACACAGATGCTATCGTGTAAGTGCCCAGGGTCCTCCAGGATCCTCCTGCCTGGCCTAAGCTCCCTTTCCTGCCTGTACCCCCTGCCAAGGCTATGGGGTCATTCTGGGGAGCAACCAAGGGATCCCTATGGGCTGGGACTgaccccctccagccccccatGCTGCTCGGAGTGGCGTGTGCTCGTAGCATGGAGGAAATAATTGAGTCGTATATCAGAATAGATAATAGATGGAAGGGCGGGTGGATAATTGGAAAAGACAAATGGCCGGGGCCCAACATCACAgcaacattaattttatttaaggaCAGCAAATTAGAGGGAGCACTTCGCTTCCTATCACCTAATTATTTTAGGTAATGGAAATGCTTAATGTACTGTGAATACAGTACGCTGcggaataaataaatacaaggaCCCCACCCTTGGGGGGAGCCGGGGAGCCCGGGTGTGGGTTCAGACTCCACTGAGTCCCTTCTCACTTGCTTCCAGCTGGAAGCGGGCTGGAAACCAATGGCATCGGTGCCTTTCCAAGCATGGGTGTGCAAGGGGCTGGGCTCGTGATTGCTGAGGCAGGGGTGAGGGACACTTGGGCTTTGCCCTGAGCCacaccagggctggggcagaggtcCTGCTTCCCATCTCTCCCAGGGAAGCTGGCAGGGGCAGCCGGGCTGGCACCACTTGGGTGAGAGCAgatcctccctgctgctggaggagccgCGGTGCGGTACCGACCCACAGCCGGTGCAGGTGCAGGCAGCCAGGTTACCTGTGTCCTccctgcatttttattttcttctttctcccgTCTCGGGGGTTAGCTTTTGCAGACAAATTAGCTTTGATCTCCCAAAATGTCATTCTCCAATTAAGGGCAAAATCTAGTCAAGTTTTACGTCTGAATTCATTTTCCAAGCCCTCACTCCATTAGGGCAGCTGAATGAAAGGCTTTGAAATGTAATTGCTGACTTGAAATCCGATTAGAAATGGAAGCAGCAATGTCTAGAACCAGCCATGGAGATGGAGCAGTTCCCGGCTGCCCCACGCCAACACGGGCATTTCTCCTTGCCCTGACCATGGCCACCTCGATGTGCTGGGGAGCTGCGTGGGAATGGGGAGccccagctgtgcccctgctGTCCCTGAGCACAGGAGCTCGGGCTCCTGGCAGAATGCTGtagctttcctttccctcttggCAGATATTTGGGTGACGGGCGCTTCCACCTGGAGTCCATCATGATCGCCAACCCGGGGATACCTGCCTACAGGTACAGGCAGCCCACAGCCACCCTCTCTGGTCCCCAGTATTCCCATGGTGGGGAGCATCCCAGCATGCTGAGGACCAGGTGACCCACCATGCATGCCAAggagcatcccccagccccagggctgggcagtcAGCTTCCTGCAGTGGGCATAGGcaggtgaggggctgtggggtggtgTGGGAAGAGGTGAGATGAACGGCAGGGAGATGAACACCAGCCATTTACTCCAGCTGAATATAAACATTTTGACAAGTACCTGGGAAAAGCTCATGGAGGTGCAGCTGTTAgagcctggctgctgcaggcagaggccATAAAGTGCGATGATGAGGCTGCTGAAAGCAGATGAAATATCAAGAGCGAAAGGCTGGGCCCATTTGGTGAAATCTGAATTCCTTAGTAGGTCGTTTGTTACTAACGGGAGGCGCGCGTCAGGTTTatggagctggggaagctgcCGAAACCTGAGTGGGATTTGATTAAAATTCTCCTCGTCAAACAAAGCAACAAATCAAAGATTTCTTCATAATTGATGAGCTGGGACAGGTGGGGggggagctgagcacagggcCAAGTGCAGAGCTCAGGCTTGGGGGGCTACAGTGGGACAACTGCCTCATCCCTCTTCTTGTCCCCTCTCTGCCCTAATGAGCTGATGGGGCCCTGCATCAGCTGGGGGATACAATTAATGCTAACAAGGGAGGGGCATCTTTTAGGAGGGCAAGGTGATGGGATAAATATGAGCCCTGCTGTGTTTTGCAGGTATGATCCCTACAGCAAGGTCTTCTCACAGGAGCACTATGGCCACGAGGACATGCGCCGTGCTCGGCAGGACGCCATCTGCGCTGCCACCGGTGCCCGCTGCTGGGGCCTCATCTTGGGCACGCTGGGGAGACAGGGCTCCCTTGGCATCCTGCAGGTACCAGCCCCCTGCCCATGGACCcctctgggcactgctgagcaATGACATTTGGCACAGTAgccttgctgctgggctgagagTGGACCTGGCATGTGGACCGGTAGCCCATTGGTTGCCACCAGCCAGAGTCTGCATAGCACAATTAGCAGCAGATGAGGGAGGTCGGACAAGGGCTCATTAAACCTGCCCCTCGCTGGGGAGAGCTGGCCAGCTTCAGAGACCCCCCCGCACAAGCAGCTCAGCAATTAATTCCCTGGGTTTGTTTTAATTGGATGAACTTCCGATCGGGTTCACCATCTCTGCTcggctgctgcttcccaccccACAACGGGGTGAGGGGAGCAGGACCTCAGTGTCCTGCCCCACAGGAGCTGGGGGGCCCTAAGCCCAGCAGCCCCTTTCACACCTGCAATTTTTTGTGAAGCCACAGTTGAGATTTGGGACAGCACAGGGACCAgtgggcagagcagggtgaCCAGATCCTGACAGCCACTGTCCCACTGTGGCCCCAAGGAGTGggagacaaggacaaggacattCCTGGAGCCCTCTCTCCCCCACGCCTCGAGCCGCTGGCCGCTGCCAGCCGGTGGCAGGTGGGTGCCTCGGGGAAGGCAGCGCTAACGAGAACAGATTGTTGTCATTGAGCAGTAATTACTTCATTAGGCTGAGGCACGCGCTGGGGAGAGCTGGGCGGGAGCTGGAGCCAGGGCCACAGTCCTTGTCATTGTGCCTGGCCTGTGAGCACTGTGGGGACATAGAATCGTGCGTGTACAGTatgagttggaagggatcctgATGGGATCAGGATCATCatgtccaactcctgtccctaTGTAGGGCACCCTTGGAATCACatcatgtgcctgagagcatcatccaaatgcttctggAACTCGGGTGGGTTTGATCCTGTGACCCCTTCACATGGCaatggggcagagctgggcttttGGCCAGAAaggggctgtgggcagagctTGGTAGGGCCATTTTTCTGGGCTTCTCCAGGTGCCTTTTTCCCCTGCAGCACCTGGAGTCACGTCTCCGTGCCCTGGGCCGGCCCTTCGTGCGGGTGCTGCTGTCTGAGATCTTCCCCAGcaagctgcagctcttccctgaGGTGGACGCGTGAGTGCTGCTGACCCCCTGacacctccagcccctccccatATCCATagggtgccccatccctgcccacaCCTCCCATTCCTGCTGGAAACCATCCCTCTCACATCTGTCCTACTGTCACCTGAGCAGGCTCTGGCAATGTGCACAAAGATGGCAGGGATGTCACTGTCCTTGGCAGAATGGTTTCAGCACAGTGGGGACCTTGCTTCTGTCCCTtgggggtggctgtggggtTTCATTTTGGCTTGTTCTTCCCAAAATGCTTGTCCCCATCCAGTGcctcatgttttctttccaggtgGGTGCAGATAGCCTGTCCCCGACTCTCCATCGACTGGGGACAAGCCTTCAGCAAGCCACTGCTGACACCCTATGAGGTGAGCACCCACCTCCTGCTTTTTGGGGACCAGCCCTGCCTTGGGGTGACACTATAGAGCCCCCCACAGAGCTATGGTGCATGGGGATGTTCTGTGGCCAGGCAGcatcccctcctcttcccatccATACGCAGTCTGGGTGTTCCACTGGGATTTCCCATTTCTTGTGAAACTGGTGAGATTCCCAGTGCTGTGAGCTTCCCTCCAGCAGTGCCACCAAGCTGCCACACTGGTGTCCACCGTGGGAGTCAACTCCTTGTCCCCTCCACAGGCTGCCGTGGCTCTCCGGGATGTCGAGTGGCAGCAGCCGTACCCCATGGACTTTTATGCCAGCCAATCCCTGGGGCCCTGGACGGTGAACCATGCCCGCACGCGGCCCCCGCCCCACGGACGGAACCCCCAGGTGGGCAGCGTGTCCCGGGGTGAGGTGGGGTCAGCAGGGCAGCCATTCCATCCCTTTATGTGGGGTGGAGGGGATGGGCGGTGAGAACGTTGGTGTGGGTTGGGTTCCGGTGCCGTTCAGTGTCCGGTAGGTACCGTGCGCGGTGCCACGTGCCACAAGCGCCACCCTGTGGCTTCTTTCCCGGTGAATGGTAACGGGGACggtgccagcccagccccgggGGGCACACACGGGAGCCCACCCAGCCCTTACCGGGGTGAGCACCAGCCTGGCCCCACGGTTCCCCGGGAGGGAGGATTCCTACgagccctggcccagggggGGCTGTGAGCTGAGCACGGGCAGGTTCATCGCAGGTGAGGTGGGGCCAGGGGCCCCATCCTGACCCTCCCTgacccctctccctgctgcaggagaagccACCTGTGTCCCCCACCTCGGGAAAGAGCGATGAGCCGCTGAGCACCGGGGTCCCGGCCTCCTGAGCGCAGCCTGCACCCCATCCCGCTGCCGCCACGCTCAGAGATCCAGCGTGGGCACAGGCACCGGCTCCAGCAGCTCCGAGGGTAAGCCCCACCGGAGCCTCTCGGTAGCGGCGCTGGGATGGACGGGGACGCAGCCCGTAGCTCAATGACACCGCTGCCCACACGGACGAACCCGGCTGCTCGCGGGGGTGGCTCCCTGCAGAATCGGGTCGTGCTGTGGACTCTGTCCGGTACCACCGGCGGTCCccccggtccggtccggtccggtccggtccccccccctcccagctccccgCCCCGCGGCCTCCCGCCGCCAGAGGGCGCTGCAGCGTCAGCGTCGAGTGGCCCCGCCCCGTTTTCTCCGCCGTCCAATGAGCGCGCTGTGTTTTAGCGGGAAGGAGGGGCTGGCCGGAAAAAGCTGCCTGGACTTCCGGTGAGCGGCGGTCGCCATGTCAGCGGGGCGGCCGCTGCGGTTGCTGGGGCTGCACGGTTACCGGCAGAGCGAGCGCCGCTTCCGCCAGCGCACCGGAGCGCTGCGTAAGGCCTTGCGGGGCCGCGCGGAGCTGGTGGCGGTCAGCGCCCCGCACGCCGTGCCCGGCGACGGCGAGGACGACGACGGAGACGATCCCCCCCGCGGCTGGTGGTTCTCCGGGCCCGGCACCTTTGAGGCGGGTGAGGTAGCGGCGGCGCCGGAGGGGCTGGAGGAATCGCTGTCGGCCGTGGCGGCGGCGCTGGCGGAGCACGGGCCCTTCGATGGGCTGCTGGGCTTCAGCCAAGGCGCGGCCCTGGCCGCCATGGTGTGTGCCCTGCGGGCCCGCGGTGACCCCCGTTTCCCTGTGGCCTTCGCCATCCTGGTGGCCGGTTTTGCCAGCCGTGCGCCGGCTCACGGCCACTTCTACCGGGAGCCCATCGCTCTACCCACGCTGCATGTCGTGGGGGATGCCGACGCCGTCATTGCTGCCTccctcagcagggagctggcCCAACACTTTGTGGAGCCTGTTGTCCTCACCCACCCCGGTGGACACTTCATCCCCGCAGCTGCGCCACAGAAAAAGGCATACTTGGACTTCTTGGACAGCTTCTGCCCCACACGGGGACAGACTGAGCcctcaggggctggggctgtttgTTAACAGTCTCTGCAATAAACGgggctcctgccagccacaCACAGCTTCCCATCTTGGTGAAATATAACTGTTTCCATGCTCTCAAGAGGGGCCTCCTCAgttcctggtgctgctgtgcagtgTTAACCCATGGCCAGCCTGACAGTTCTTTGTTATGTTTAGTTTTTGCAGCCCTGTATGTATGAGTGTGTGGGGGTGATGCTGAGTGGGCTGAGAACAGGGAGGTGACACTGCTCTGGGTCTTTGAGGTGCTTTCAGAGACTTGAAGAGCTCAAAATCAGGGACCTTCAGCTCAGCCAAAGGCAgagcacacagctcctgcagcagttACACCCCAGAGGTGTTGTGGGGTTCATATTCCTGGTGAAAGCCATTCAGCCAACTTTCCAGCTGGTCTGGCGCTAGAAGAATCTCCTGcccctggcagcaccagggctggtGTTCGTTTCAGGAGTGAAGCATCTGGTTCAGTGCATGCTGGGAGACTTCTGTACCTTCCTCTGTACAAAGTGCCTTCGTGAACAAGAAAAACTTGTCACCATGGTTTGATTCTGGTGTTTTCTAGAAACACAGGGAAATCTTTATTGTTGTTACCATTGCCTGTATCCTCCTGGGGTCTCCAGCATCTCATGCTCCTGGGGAGGCACCACCTTGGGCAGGGGGATGGTGAATGCATGGAAAGGtcccagcttctctgggcaggtTGTGGTGGGATGGTGAGGGATGGGTTCCctgagctgggtgctgcagtgGCTCTGCCTGTGGTGTACACAGATGGATCCTGCCCtggtttacaaaaaaaaaaaaaagtgaaaagaagtGACCTGTGTCAGGGGGAGGTGTCTGTGAGCAGTGGAGGAAGGAAATGCTTGGCCCCTGGTACGATGGGAGGAGGGACATAGCTCCTGTGGCTGTCACCTGGTCCAGAGGGATTGTCCCAGGAATCCTGCTCAACCTGCTGGCCCCTGCCTTCCTCTCATAGGTCCAGATCTGTTCCTGTGCTGTTCTCACctctcagctgcctgcagacagGACTGACAGCTCAGCTCAGTGCCAGGGAAgttcctctccccccaccccgaCTTGGTTGGTTCTCCCAAAGCAGCACGTGGTGGTTGCAGTCCTGGAGTGACAGGCACTGCTGGGAGGGGGATGGAGCTGGTGGGTGACAGCTATGACACTGGCCTAGGACACAGGGGGTGGCCTGGGGACAGCTGATGGTgtctgcagcaccaggagcctgGGAGTTTCAGCAGGGTGGGCTTTGTGCTGCGGGCAGGGGGTCTGGGGCTCAGCGGGGAACCTGGTGGGGCAGAGTCCCCCAGCCCTCTTCCAGTGTCCCAGGGTGGGACAACAGGACCAGAGATGGCTCCACAGcacctctgcctctccccagaCCCCCACTGCTACCCCACAGCATCCCTTCCCCTGTGACCTGGGTCACCCGTGTGGCCACCTGcctggggacagtgctgggaaAAGCCACATCCCATTGAGCTTGGGCATCAGGCCTGGATCTCACCAGGGTTGGAGCCTCACTCACCTTGCTCCTTCTCCCCTGACCCCACCAGCAGGACCTGAGGCagtggctggggagggaaggggacacgtcctgcagcccccctgccccagcagggaatTGCTGGGGGCATCCCCAggccctgctgctggagcaggaccAAACTGTTGGGAACagcttcccccccctttcccactTCACCCGCAGAAGCTTCCAGTTGTGGCTGAGTCACTCCTGCTGTAGCTCCTTCTCTCCTTGTTTTGGATGGAAGTTTTCCATGGAAACCCACGCCGGGCCAGGCAGCGGGCTGGGGTAAACACGGCTGAATCACAAAAGGGCCCCTTGGCCAAGAGCTGTCGGATGGCAACAACACGAGGTGTGGGCAGCAagggtgcaggcagcaccccTGCCAGCCCCAAAACTCACCCCAAATTCCTGTGGTGCCCCTTGGCTTAGCTGGCAGTGGGTCTCCGGCCAAACCTGGTTTTGGAGGTCACACGGAGAAATCCAAGGTGGGGGAGCCCCTCGCTGgcccccagctctggggctcCATAGGGTCACAGCTGCTGGAGGTCCCCAGGGCAGACCTTTCTCCCATGTCCCTCCTGGCATGGGGACAGTCACCAAAGCCACCAGGAGCCAAGGTAAGGAGGTGTTCGGGCTGTGCTGTCCCACTGTGGAGAGGGCAAGGAAGGGCACAGGTGTGGCGAGTGGAGATGGCAAGTGATGGCTGAGCTGTGGCAACATCGTGTtcctccctggcactgctgtgaCCTTGGCGCTGCAGAGGAGCACGGGAGCTGGATGGGTTCTGTCCCCTGGTGCTGATGTCTGGCCCCAGGCCCGGTGGCTTGGAAGCACCTTCGGAAGCTCAGTCCTGGTGTCAGAAACTCAGGATATTTTTAAGGACTCTGGAAGAAAAACTAATTCCAGGGTGTCAGGGGGAGAGACTTGGCCttcaaaacaacaacagcaacaacacaGCCGGAgccttcccagggctggagcaagAAGTCTGAGGAGCTGTTTGTGGGATGGGTCCCCTCACTTTGGGGGTGCCCTAGAAGGACCTGGAAGCCACAGGGTCCTGAGTCTGGCTGTGATGGCCCTGTCAGCCCTGGGGGACAAGCCAGGGGGTTTTCCTGGGGAAGAAAGGGTGTTTTTTGGTGGCCAGTGGCACCGTGGCAATGGTGTGCTGTCCCCAGTACAGCTGTGGCTTTACCTGGATGCTGGTGGGGTGCCCCAAAAGTCCACAGCCTGTCACCAGTGGCAGCAATGGGAGAAGTGGGAATGGGCCTGGCAGAAGGGACGTTGTGCCTGCCATGTCCCCTGCCTACCACTGCTCTGCCATACCATGGTGCCACTGGCCCCTGGGGACCTGGGGGTGGCTGTGCCTTcctgagcaggggctgagctACAGGATGCAGGACCCTGATGGGTGGGTGCTCCAAAGAGGGGTGCTCTGACCTGGGGAGGGGCAGTGTGGGCAGGGggccctgcctggcacagcccctgctTGGGTTTAGGTGCCCCAAGGATACCCATGGGAgtcccccagggctgcaggttTGGGGCTGTGTGTCTGTCCTGCCACTGCCACCCTCACCCCACCCAAGCCTTCTCCCCCACcttgtccccagcacccactcTACAGGATTAGACACACTCTAATCCCCCTCCGGGTCACCCCCTcgccccttccagcccctgccccatggTTTTAGGTCCCAGCTGTCCCCTGGGAGGGGCCCTGCCCGGCCAGCACCGGTCGCTGCCGGTTGCCGAGGGCCCGGTGCCCGGTGCCGGGGCAGGCCGGGCCGCTCTGACTTCGCTGCTCAGGAATCTCCTGGCCGCGCCGGGCGGGTTGTGCAACCTGCGACCGCCCCCGGCCGCCTCCCGGTTCCGTCCTGCCCCGTCCCGCCGGGCCGCCATCAGTCCCCGCCGCCAGCCCCGCGCTCCGCTCCCGGGAACGGCCCCGATGAACTCCCCGTCCCCTCGCCGCGCCGAGCCGCACACACCGGCGACGGGcgggaaggggtggggggacacCGGGGGACGGGACCGCGGCTGCCGACGGTATTCCAGATGCGGCGGGACGAACCCTGCAGGGGCAGCCCCGGTGTCCCGCCGGGAGGGCAGGTGAGGggctgcggggcgggggggCACTAGGAGAGGGGTCCCTGCATTTCCCGCTGCCCGAGGAGGAGCCACTCGGCGCCCGCCCCCCCGAACAGTAAGAGTTGATGTGCGGCGAGCTGCACCCTGCATGTGAGCTCCTACTGCCCCGGGAGGCGGGCCGCCATCGACGGGACCTCCGctgcccccccttcccctcccacctccGCCGCCTCCGGTTCCCCCGGGGAGTGGGGGCGGTGC
Above is a window of Heliangelus exortis chromosome 21, bHelExo1.hap1, whole genome shotgun sequence DNA encoding:
- the DPH1 gene encoding 2-(3-amino-3-carboxypropyl)histidine synthase subunit 1 isoform X6 gives rise to the protein MKLPGGRAWLTVPDAPHGEWHSRSLRTSSGTWSCRKQWKPCPKTTTSRSPRPSGGSGRLGPKRWRCRCPKVSSCLPAPSQTSLSVPIDATQGLKMLYVFVDIKIDTSHFLETICFNFAAGTSLALVSTIQFVSTVQAVSQELRSQYKVCVPQCKPLSPGEILGCTSPRLTQDTDAIVYLGDGRFHLESIMIANPGIPAYRYDPYSKVFSQEHYGHEDMRRARQDAICAATGARCWGLILGTLGRQGSLGILQHLESRLRALGRPFVRVLLSEIFPSKLQLFPEVDAWVQIACPRLSIDWGQAFSKPLLTPYEAAVALRDVEWQQPYPMDFYASQSLGPWTVNHARTRPPPHGRNPQVGSVSRGEVGSAGQPFHPFMWGGGDGR